The following DNA comes from Sphingorhabdus sp. M41.
CGCACGCAGACCAAGATCAGCCAGACTCTGGATCGCATTTTGTTCGAATATGAAAATGAACTGGCGCACGATCATGAATTGGTGATGAAAAGGAATATCGCTTGAGGCACGAAATCGGGACGCTGACGCTATCGACCGGGTCCACAGCGGCCGGGTCAAAATTGCACATGGAAAAGTGGCTTCCAGACGATGATCCCAAAGCGGTAATCTTGCTGGTTCACGGTTATGCCGAACATGCTGGCCGTTACGAATATTTTGCCCAACATTGCGTGGGCAAAGGCTATGCGGTTTATGCCATCGATCACTGGGGGCATGGCCAATCCGATGGCACGCCCGGATTTGTTCCTGATTTTTCGGTTTTTCACGATGGCGTTGACCAGTTGCTTGCTTCCGCCACCCATGATTATCCGGCATTGCCGGTCATGCTTGTGGGCCATAGTATGGGAGGATTGATCAGCGCTACCTACCTATTGTCCAACCAGTCCAAATTTGCTGCCTGTGTGCTGTCCGGTCCAGCGATAAAAGCAGCAGAAGAACCCTCTGCATTCTTGAAGGCCATAAGCGGATTTTTGTCCCGTTTCTTTCCGAAACTGGGTGTTCTCGAACTCGATCCGAATGGC
Coding sequences within:
- a CDS encoding alpha/beta hydrolase → MRHEIGTLTLSTGSTAAGSKLHMEKWLPDDDPKAVILLVHGYAEHAGRYEYFAQHCVGKGYAVYAIDHWGHGQSDGTPGFVPDFSVFHDGVDQLLASATHDYPALPVMLVGHSMGGLISATYLLSNQSKFAACVLSGPAIKAAEEPSAFLKAISGFLSRFFPKLGVLELDPNGVSRDPKVVADYLADPLVYNGKMGARLAAELLTNMTKIQENAGQISLPMLLLHGGKDSLAAAEGSEFLDRHISSSDKQLKIYPKLFHEIFNEPEKDAVLNDMTDWLDKQLAARGV